One stretch of Bremerella cremea DNA includes these proteins:
- a CDS encoding c-type heme family protein codes for MPRYFQGTISCVLLLLTTSWGMADPPEVTAPTSLAEARSRAVLLHETIHGALQVVHRDFFLEDESRVIPSASFEDVFHSLEERHQVRLKWLVVETDVVNVDHQPEGAFEKEAVKALASRKPYWDGVEKETYRFAGPIRLASQCLKCHVRNRKDTNDRTAGLVISMPISLPPQKPNVP; via the coding sequence ATGCCCAGGTATTTTCAGGGGACCATTAGTTGCGTGCTGCTTCTCTTGACCACGTCGTGGGGGATGGCAGATCCACCTGAAGTTACCGCTCCAACGTCATTAGCTGAAGCCCGTTCGAGAGCGGTGCTGTTGCACGAAACCATTCATGGTGCTTTGCAAGTGGTGCATCGTGATTTTTTTCTGGAAGATGAATCTCGCGTGATCCCATCGGCTTCCTTTGAGGATGTGTTTCATTCTCTGGAAGAACGTCATCAGGTTCGTCTGAAATGGTTAGTTGTTGAAACGGACGTGGTGAATGTCGATCACCAACCAGAAGGAGCGTTTGAAAAGGAAGCCGTCAAAGCTCTTGCAAGCCGTAAACCTTACTGGGATGGGGTCGAAAAAGAGACCTATCGGTTTGCTGGTCCGATTCGCTTGGCTTCTCAATGTTTGAAGTGCCATGTGCGAAATCGGAAAGATACCAACGATCGCACTGCTGGGTTGGTGATCTCGATGCCGATATCCCTGCCTCCGCAAAAACCGAACGTACCGTAA
- a CDS encoding alkaline ceramidase yields the protein MASLEFRHPAFRGHIGVAQCEITPPVGIYSRCWGAATHDTAASIHRPLTLTAMTIATDEHPSPLVLICGDLSFWKTPEAMAGFHERFLSKLGLPRENIIFALSHSHATPPLMLTDEPLPGGDLLQAWMESLPPKIVETVRAAEKNSCPATLEWETGRCTLAKPRDLPDPDPTQDRYLCGYTPDKDADDTLLVGRMVDLHGNMKATIVNYACHPTTLAWANTAISPDYIGATRELVERETGAPMLFLLGACGELAPRNQYTGDTSIPDAHGWQLGHAVLSTLAGMEPAGTTLKFAQVVESGAPLAAWEHVPQQASSHLQARLTTVEIPIKAWPSSAQIQEAYEASNDRYQKERLRRRLGIRLALGDGTVYPLPLSTLQIGDAIFVGSLGEAYSIFQKELRAEFPTQAVICMNLINGSLGYLPPQELYDLEIYPVWQTPFDRGCLEQTLSAARQTIHELLS from the coding sequence ATGGCTTCTCTTGAATTTCGTCACCCTGCGTTTCGTGGCCACATTGGGGTCGCCCAATGCGAAATTACGCCCCCAGTCGGAATCTACTCGCGTTGTTGGGGTGCGGCGACTCACGACACCGCTGCGTCAATTCACCGCCCTTTAACGCTGACCGCGATGACCATCGCGACCGATGAGCATCCTTCGCCTTTGGTGCTGATCTGCGGGGATCTGAGTTTCTGGAAAACGCCTGAGGCGATGGCCGGCTTCCATGAGCGGTTCCTTAGCAAACTGGGACTCCCCCGCGAGAATATTATCTTCGCCCTTTCTCACTCGCATGCGACCCCACCTCTGATGCTCACCGACGAACCGCTTCCCGGTGGTGACTTGCTGCAAGCTTGGATGGAATCGTTGCCTCCGAAGATCGTCGAGACCGTTCGCGCTGCCGAGAAGAACAGCTGCCCGGCGACGCTCGAATGGGAAACGGGGCGCTGCACGCTTGCCAAGCCCCGTGATCTGCCCGATCCCGATCCAACACAAGATCGCTATCTGTGCGGCTACACGCCCGACAAGGATGCCGACGACACGTTACTGGTTGGCCGGATGGTCGACCTTCACGGAAACATGAAGGCGACGATCGTCAACTATGCCTGCCATCCTACCACCCTGGCTTGGGCAAACACCGCGATCTCGCCCGACTATATCGGTGCCACGCGGGAACTAGTCGAACGCGAGACCGGGGCGCCCATGCTGTTTCTTCTTGGAGCTTGCGGCGAACTGGCGCCCCGTAATCAATACACCGGCGACACTTCCATTCCTGACGCACATGGTTGGCAATTGGGACACGCGGTGCTTTCGACCTTAGCTGGCATGGAGCCCGCTGGAACCACGCTGAAATTTGCTCAGGTTGTCGAATCGGGTGCGCCATTGGCGGCCTGGGAGCATGTGCCGCAGCAGGCTTCGTCCCATCTACAGGCTCGCCTAACCACCGTGGAAATCCCGATAAAAGCTTGGCCCAGCTCCGCTCAGATTCAAGAAGCGTACGAGGCATCGAACGACCGCTATCAAAAAGAACGCTTGCGTCGACGGCTGGGAATTCGTTTGGCACTCGGCGATGGCACGGTCTATCCGCTTCCGCTTTCCACCTTGCAGATTGGCGATGCGATCTTCGTTGGCAGTCTCGGAGAAGCGTATTCCATTTTCCAAAAAGAGTTGCGTGCCGAGTTTCCTACTCAGGCGGTGATTTGCATGAACCTGATTAATGGTTCGCTGGGGTATCTCCCGCCCCAAGAACTGTATGACCTCGAAATTTATCCTGTCTGGCAGACACCGTTCGATCGTGGCTGCCTAGAGCAAACCCTTTCAGCGGCAAGGCAAACCATCCATGAACTTCTCTCCTAA
- the dgoD gene encoding galactonate dehydratase yields the protein MKITAIETLVCNARMRNWVFVKILTNRPGLVGWGEATLEWHTRGVVGAVQDLAELLIGEDPTRVEYLWQMMWRQHFWHGSGVVRSTAISGIDLALWDIIGKVHGVPCHKLWGGPVRDSIRTYCHLGGGRLESFYETPVDNAAQFADLAQQAAEDGFSAFKSMAVPPTMPIEGMRSIRAADKCVAAMRDAVGEDIDIMVDCHARPSPAMGMQFAKALDLYGLYFFEEPCWPESLESLAAINAAVTTPIATGERLTHLAAFRDLFAARGCEVCQLDLTHCGGFTEARRIAALADAHRIALAPHNPQGPVSTAASLEFGFSQPSYIICESVHEDVPWRRDVVEEGYVLDEKTRTISPNMKPGLGVTINEEAIKKYPFQQELPQRVFYRDGAVGDW from the coding sequence ATGAAGATCACCGCGATAGAAACGCTGGTTTGTAATGCCCGCATGCGCAACTGGGTTTTCGTGAAGATCCTGACCAATAGACCAGGCTTAGTTGGCTGGGGCGAAGCGACGCTCGAGTGGCACACGCGGGGTGTCGTCGGCGCCGTGCAAGACCTAGCGGAACTGCTAATCGGTGAAGACCCCACGCGTGTCGAATACTTGTGGCAGATGATGTGGCGGCAGCATTTCTGGCACGGAAGCGGTGTTGTCCGTTCAACGGCGATCTCAGGAATCGATCTCGCTTTGTGGGATATTATCGGCAAGGTTCACGGAGTCCCCTGTCACAAACTGTGGGGAGGTCCGGTTCGCGATTCCATTCGCACTTATTGCCACTTGGGTGGAGGCCGCCTGGAAAGCTTTTATGAAACACCGGTCGACAACGCCGCTCAATTCGCAGACCTAGCCCAGCAAGCAGCCGAAGATGGCTTTAGTGCGTTCAAGTCGATGGCAGTCCCCCCGACGATGCCGATCGAAGGCATGCGTTCTATCAGGGCTGCCGATAAGTGTGTCGCGGCGATGCGTGACGCCGTCGGGGAAGATATCGATATTATGGTCGACTGCCATGCCCGACCTTCGCCGGCGATGGGAATGCAGTTTGCCAAAGCACTCGATTTGTATGGGCTCTATTTCTTTGAAGAACCCTGTTGGCCGGAAAGCCTTGAATCGCTTGCTGCCATCAATGCGGCAGTAACCACTCCGATTGCGACCGGTGAACGTCTAACACACTTGGCCGCATTCCGCGATTTGTTTGCGGCACGGGGCTGTGAAGTATGCCAGCTCGATCTAACCCATTGCGGCGGATTCACCGAGGCTCGCCGCATTGCTGCGTTGGCGGATGCCCACCGAATCGCCCTCGCTCCTCACAACCCCCAGGGGCCAGTCAGCACTGCGGCGTCTTTGGAGTTTGGTTTCTCGCAGCCAAGTTACATTATCTGCGAATCGGTTCATGAAGATGTCCCTTGGCGGCGAGATGTTGTTGAGGAAGGCTACGTTTTGGACGAGAAAACCCGCACCATAAGCCCCAACATGAAACCTGGCTTGGGAGTAACCATCAACGAAGAGGCGATTAAGAAATATCCATTCCAGCAGGAACTCCCCCAACGTGTCTTCTATCGCGATGGGGCGGTAGGAGACTGGTAG
- a CDS encoding MFS transporter: MSDREDLQAETSAPTIDTLPPTNIRFLAILWLTTAASLAYLTRNAIGIAESRIRGDLDISLNESGYILGAFFWTYAIFQVPTGSFSHNFGTRIALTLFAIGWSAATFATAVSPGFWLLISAQLLMGIAQAGIFPASTNSVNYWTPMANRSLACGMLAVGMQVGAIVASVLTGELLEAIDWRWVFVLFALPGFLWAAAFYFRFRDRPELDPRTNAAERSLIRAGRPSEQTHNADHETGPTDWKAMLRHPGIWLIYGQQICRAAGYMFFASWFPTFLQETRGVSIKESGYMQGLVLAGALTGCLLGGLLTDWIWRRSGNLWLSRSGMGAFSLGTCGLLILGSWLVEDVYLAIGLLTAGVLFASLAGPATFTSVIDISGSRVAQVLGAVNMVGNFAAALCPIVIGQIFQRTDNWNLVLALFAAIYLLGAVCWLFFNPRRVIFTRPNEPLAAESVSAVPAISTEE, translated from the coding sequence ATGTCTGATCGAGAAGACCTGCAAGCCGAAACATCGGCCCCGACGATCGATACCCTGCCGCCGACGAATATTCGCTTTCTAGCGATCCTCTGGCTGACGACCGCCGCATCCCTCGCCTATTTAACCCGCAATGCCATTGGTATCGCCGAAAGCCGTATCCGCGGCGACCTTGATATTTCGCTGAATGAATCTGGCTACATTCTAGGAGCGTTCTTTTGGACGTACGCGATCTTCCAGGTTCCCACCGGTTCGTTTTCCCATAATTTCGGGACAAGAATTGCTTTGACCTTGTTTGCGATCGGTTGGTCTGCGGCTACGTTCGCGACCGCCGTTTCCCCTGGTTTTTGGCTATTGATTTCTGCTCAGCTATTAATGGGCATTGCCCAAGCAGGCATTTTCCCGGCTTCGACCAACTCCGTAAATTACTGGACTCCGATGGCCAATCGATCGTTGGCTTGCGGAATGCTGGCGGTGGGCATGCAGGTCGGAGCCATCGTTGCCTCGGTCCTGACAGGCGAGCTACTTGAAGCGATCGATTGGCGGTGGGTTTTCGTACTCTTTGCTTTGCCAGGGTTTCTTTGGGCGGCGGCATTCTATTTTCGATTTCGCGATCGCCCGGAACTTGATCCGCGAACCAACGCTGCCGAACGTTCGCTCATCCGTGCAGGCCGCCCTTCAGAGCAAACACACAACGCCGACCATGAAACGGGCCCAACGGACTGGAAAGCCATGCTTCGCCATCCCGGTATCTGGTTGATCTATGGACAGCAAATCTGCCGTGCGGCTGGCTACATGTTTTTTGCAAGTTGGTTTCCCACGTTCCTGCAAGAGACACGCGGCGTCTCCATCAAAGAGTCTGGCTATATGCAAGGGCTGGTGCTCGCCGGAGCACTTACCGGATGCCTTCTCGGCGGGCTGCTTACCGATTGGATTTGGCGGCGCAGTGGCAACCTTTGGCTGAGCCGTAGCGGAATGGGTGCGTTTTCCCTTGGTACTTGCGGCCTATTGATTTTAGGAAGCTGGCTCGTAGAAGACGTTTATCTGGCGATCGGCCTTCTCACTGCAGGCGTCTTGTTTGCTTCGCTGGCCGGGCCTGCGACCTTTACTTCGGTCATTGATATTAGCGGCTCGCGCGTAGCTCAGGTTTTAGGGGCGGTTAATATGGTTGGTAACTTTGCCGCCGCTCTTTGCCCCATTGTTATCGGGCAGATCTTTCAGCGGACCGATAATTGGAACTTGGTCCTCGCTTTGTTTGCTGCTATTTACCTGCTGGGGGCGGTCTGCTGGCTCTTCTTCAATCCGCGACGGGTTATCTTCACACGCCCAAACGAGCCCTTGGCGGCAGAGTCTGTCTCAGCAGTCCCGGCGATTTCAACGGAAGAATAA
- a CDS encoding dihydrodipicolinate synthase family protein, with protein MNFSPNKSLYGVLPVLHTPFREDGAIDQATLAREIDWAFQTGAHGVVMAMVSEVGRLPQPMRHQLAELICNSAQGRGFSVISVGAESTLEACSLAEHAQQAGASAVMAIPPVASRLGSGAIRAYFAAIAQSIDLPLVVQDASGYVGAEISLDVYLDLLEQFGPERIFFKPEAHPLGPNLSRLRDATQGQARIFEGSGGINLVDCYRRGIQGTMPGTDLLDAVIALWQALEAKNEERAYEISLPLGALVALQLSAGLDGFLAIEKYLMKKRGLFPNTLQRQPVAWELDAETQAEVDRLFLRLAKVLR; from the coding sequence ATGAACTTCTCTCCTAACAAGTCGCTCTATGGTGTTTTGCCGGTATTGCATACGCCTTTTCGAGAAGATGGAGCAATCGACCAGGCTACGCTCGCGCGAGAGATTGACTGGGCGTTTCAAACGGGTGCTCACGGGGTTGTCATGGCAATGGTCAGCGAGGTAGGGCGTTTGCCTCAACCGATGCGGCACCAACTTGCGGAACTCATTTGCAACTCGGCCCAAGGTCGCGGATTTAGCGTGATAAGCGTCGGCGCCGAGAGCACCTTAGAGGCGTGTTCACTCGCCGAACACGCGCAACAAGCCGGGGCATCAGCCGTAATGGCAATCCCACCAGTCGCGTCGCGGTTAGGCTCTGGGGCGATACGTGCTTATTTTGCCGCGATTGCTCAGAGCATCGATCTTCCTTTGGTGGTTCAAGATGCTTCCGGATATGTCGGAGCAGAGATATCTCTCGACGTTTATCTCGACCTGCTGGAACAATTTGGCCCCGAACGAATCTTCTTCAAGCCGGAAGCACATCCCTTGGGCCCCAATTTATCTCGCCTCCGAGACGCCACCCAAGGCCAGGCCCGCATCTTTGAGGGCTCTGGTGGAATTAACCTCGTCGATTGTTATCGTCGCGGAATTCAAGGAACGATGCCAGGAACCGATCTGCTGGATGCCGTCATCGCCCTTTGGCAGGCCCTTGAAGCGAAGAATGAAGAACGTGCCTACGAAATATCGCTCCCGCTTGGGGCTTTGGTCGCGTTGCAATTGTCCGCTGGGCTGGATGGCTTTCTGGCGATTGAAAAGTACTTGATGAAAAAACGGGGGCTGTTCCCCAACACGCTACAGAGGCAGCCGGTCGCTTGGGAACTCGACGCAGAGACTCAAGCCGAGGTGGATCGACTTTTCCTGCGGTTAGCGAAGGTATTACGCTGA
- a CDS encoding DUF1552 domain-containing protein has translation MTFNLASLDRRRFLRGTGIALALPWFETFSSLASASPAGASRQRLACFYMPDGVPMPLAEDPAHHDWAWFPHGSGKDFSFTKCLDPLEPLRDELTVLSGFSHPAARSIHGHSNADQFLTGASTGAAGDYHNSISLDQVFAEQVGDQTRFSSLVLSTDGGTGTPRGAHTMSFNRSGKAIPAEHRPKLIFDMLFVKSDNDAARRLALSQSALDDLLADAKSLRQRLSEHDQATLDEYLQSVRETEIRVEKAKRWVNMPLPTVNVDHLKLDITPEDPRAFLQTMFELIYLAFQTDSTRVATYQLGRENAIGVSDYLARAVGFNLTHQLTHNTKEPDGWKNFGTYCRFLSEEYGRFLAKLKATPDVGGSGSMLDNTLLLFGSASSAFHLSRNYPLILAGGKNMGFRHGQYLNYGPEKPAGGAWLGGREPWQKEVDHEDVPLSNLFVTMLQRLGVETDRFADSTGTVADV, from the coding sequence ATGACTTTTAACCTCGCCTCGTTAGATCGCCGTCGTTTTCTCCGTGGAACAGGGATCGCCCTAGCACTGCCGTGGTTTGAAACCTTCTCGAGTTTGGCTTCAGCTTCGCCCGCAGGCGCCAGCCGTCAACGCTTGGCCTGCTTCTACATGCCGGACGGTGTCCCGATGCCGCTCGCCGAAGACCCTGCTCACCATGACTGGGCGTGGTTTCCTCATGGCAGCGGTAAAGACTTCAGCTTCACCAAATGCCTCGATCCGCTGGAACCACTGCGAGATGAACTTACCGTTCTATCGGGCTTCTCACACCCTGCAGCTAGAAGTATTCATGGACACTCGAATGCGGACCAGTTCCTAACAGGGGCCTCGACGGGCGCGGCAGGCGACTATCACAATTCTATTTCGCTCGATCAAGTATTTGCCGAACAAGTTGGTGACCAAACGCGATTCTCCTCACTGGTTCTTTCCACCGACGGAGGAACCGGAACCCCGCGTGGCGCGCACACGATGTCATTCAATCGAAGCGGGAAAGCGATTCCTGCCGAACATCGCCCCAAGTTGATTTTCGACATGCTGTTTGTGAAGAGCGACAACGATGCCGCCAGGCGGTTGGCCCTCAGCCAAAGCGCACTCGACGACCTGCTGGCCGATGCCAAATCGTTACGGCAGAGGCTTTCGGAGCACGATCAGGCGACCTTGGACGAGTATCTTCAATCGGTGCGTGAAACAGAAATCCGTGTTGAAAAAGCCAAACGTTGGGTCAACATGCCGCTTCCCACTGTAAATGTCGATCACCTTAAGTTAGACATTACGCCAGAGGATCCTCGTGCGTTCCTGCAAACGATGTTTGAGTTGATTTATCTAGCCTTCCAAACCGATTCCACACGGGTTGCGACTTATCAGCTTGGCCGTGAAAACGCGATTGGTGTAAGCGATTATCTGGCGCGGGCCGTAGGCTTCAACTTGACCCATCAACTAACTCATAACACCAAAGAACCAGACGGCTGGAAGAACTTTGGCACCTACTGTCGCTTCCTCAGCGAAGAATACGGACGCTTCCTGGCCAAGCTAAAAGCCACACCCGACGTCGGTGGAAGCGGTAGCATGTTAGACAATACGTTGCTTCTTTTCGGTTCGGCATCGAGTGCCTTCCACCTTTCCCGCAACTATCCCCTGATCCTGGCAGGTGGCAAGAATATGGGCTTCCGGCATGGCCAATACCTCAACTACGGCCCCGAAAAGCCTGCCGGTGGAGCTTGGCTCGGGGGTCGTGAACCATGGCAGAAAGAAGTCGACCACGAAGACGTTCCGCTGTCGAACCTGTTTGTCACCATGCTTCAACGCCTAGGCGTCGAAACCGATCGCTTTGCCGACAGCACCGGTACCGTCGCCGATGTCTAG
- a CDS encoding DUF1592 domain-containing protein, translating to MRIRQTLASLTTVCLLASLAIGQTPESLENQPTPVPTKILTLENLKETGRLQSRLRDFTPSPLGKEPPQPKLAEFNASIKPVLLQACVDCHGPDTEEGNIRIDTLDPNLLHGKDVAWWLEVLAALSKGEMPPPDEGDLSDQDRAAIVEWLTSEIQVASAVRRAEEGHSSFRRMTRYEYNYALQDLLGLPYNFARDLPPDASSEDGFQNSSETLTMSAIQFSAYRQLSHDALQHAIVRGEMPHPIYWDISMKDAAAIDFQKKDAQIANIKKELKDDPETLKKRLKNAQATPRDTYYLDLANGHTASEEWAYYNARYARKPIAQPVDAPTGQPEVVAVIPPQKRLILELGDTIPEEGMLRVRVRAARASLDNPRLPSLSLEFGWQASNDSYAAVRVGGPDKVIDAVPDSPQFYEWRVPLSEIQPRNSVRHINKLGDLPSPSEFIKLVNSSVSPADVQIDHVTVAAGIYEQWPPASHTRIFIESVNQTDETNYAREILSSFMSRAWRRPVTEAEVAQKIKLFTTIRPQCTDFEEAMTEVLAAVLSSPQFLYLSHSNTDATVPENVIANERLATRLSIFLWCSIPDQELLTLAAQGKLSDPTILNAQVDRMLADPRSRRFSEHFVRQWLGLQLLDYLNVDRKTYPQFDPALKEAMLEEPVAFFDEVLRNNESVLDFIHADYTVANERLAMHYGIKDVHGNTFRRVNLQPQHQRGGLLTQAGLLAMNSDGKDSHPLKRGIWVLKSLLNDPPPPPPAAVPIIDLADPEIAKMTLKQRIENHRNQAACKSCHAKIDPWGIAFENFDAIGRWRTEVGGQPVDASSMLSNNQELDGVEGLKRYLLEERQDQFTQAVVHKLTSYALGRHLNFGDRASVDDITAKLRQQGDGLATAIKLIVASDLFQSE from the coding sequence ATGCGTATTCGCCAAACTCTTGCCTCTCTTACTACGGTGTGTCTGCTTGCCTCGCTGGCGATCGGGCAAACTCCGGAAAGCCTCGAAAATCAGCCGACGCCAGTACCAACCAAAATTCTCACGCTAGAGAATCTGAAAGAAACAGGCCGGTTACAGTCTCGGCTCCGCGATTTCACCCCTTCGCCGCTCGGCAAAGAACCGCCGCAGCCCAAACTGGCTGAATTCAACGCAAGCATTAAGCCTGTGTTGCTGCAGGCTTGTGTCGACTGTCACGGTCCTGATACCGAGGAAGGCAATATCCGGATCGATACGCTAGATCCCAATTTACTGCATGGCAAAGACGTAGCGTGGTGGTTGGAAGTTCTCGCGGCGCTAAGCAAGGGCGAGATGCCCCCACCAGATGAAGGTGATCTTTCTGACCAAGACCGGGCCGCGATTGTCGAGTGGCTGACTTCGGAAATTCAGGTCGCCTCTGCCGTTCGCCGGGCCGAAGAAGGTCACTCGTCGTTTCGCCGGATGACCCGTTACGAGTACAACTATGCACTTCAAGATCTCTTGGGGCTGCCGTACAACTTCGCTCGCGACTTACCGCCAGACGCTTCTTCCGAGGATGGCTTTCAGAACAGTTCCGAAACGCTCACGATGTCGGCGATTCAGTTTTCTGCCTACCGCCAGTTGAGCCACGATGCCTTGCAACATGCGATCGTTCGGGGCGAGATGCCCCACCCGATTTACTGGGATATTTCGATGAAGGATGCCGCAGCGATTGACTTCCAGAAAAAGGATGCACAAATCGCAAACATCAAAAAAGAACTCAAGGATGATCCAGAGACCTTAAAAAAACGGTTGAAGAACGCCCAGGCCACACCGCGCGATACCTATTATCTTGATTTGGCCAACGGGCACACGGCCAGTGAAGAGTGGGCTTACTACAACGCTAGATATGCTCGTAAGCCCATCGCACAACCAGTCGATGCCCCCACGGGCCAGCCAGAAGTTGTCGCCGTGATCCCTCCGCAGAAAAGGCTGATCCTCGAACTGGGGGACACCATTCCTGAAGAAGGAATGCTGCGTGTACGGGTACGAGCTGCCAGAGCTTCCCTCGACAACCCGCGTCTGCCTAGCCTGAGCCTTGAATTCGGTTGGCAGGCCAGTAACGATTCATACGCCGCTGTACGAGTTGGCGGCCCCGATAAGGTTATCGACGCCGTTCCCGACAGCCCGCAATTCTACGAATGGCGAGTGCCTCTTAGCGAGATTCAGCCCCGCAACTCGGTGCGTCATATTAACAAGCTAGGAGATCTCCCCAGTCCTTCCGAGTTTATCAAACTGGTCAACAGCTCGGTTTCTCCAGCCGACGTGCAGATCGATCATGTTACTGTCGCCGCAGGCATTTACGAGCAATGGCCGCCAGCATCGCATACACGCATCTTCATCGAAAGCGTGAATCAAACCGATGAAACCAACTACGCTCGCGAGATCTTATCCTCTTTCATGTCGCGTGCGTGGCGACGGCCCGTGACCGAGGCAGAAGTTGCCCAGAAGATTAAACTCTTCACCACCATCCGTCCTCAATGCACCGACTTCGAGGAGGCGATGACGGAAGTCTTGGCGGCCGTTCTTTCTTCGCCACAATTCCTTTACCTTTCGCACTCGAACACCGATGCCACCGTCCCCGAGAACGTTATCGCCAACGAGCGTCTAGCAACCCGTCTTTCGATTTTTCTCTGGTGCAGTATTCCAGATCAGGAACTCTTAACCCTGGCCGCGCAAGGGAAGCTAAGTGATCCCACCATCTTGAACGCTCAGGTCGATCGCATGCTGGCCGATCCACGTTCACGTCGTTTTTCCGAGCACTTCGTCCGCCAATGGTTGGGGCTGCAACTGCTCGACTACCTAAACGTCGATCGGAAGACCTATCCGCAGTTCGATCCCGCGCTGAAAGAAGCAATGCTTGAAGAACCAGTCGCGTTTTTTGACGAAGTGCTGCGAAATAACGAAAGCGTACTCGATTTTATTCATGCCGATTACACCGTTGCCAACGAGCGTCTCGCCATGCATTACGGTATCAAAGATGTTCATGGAAATACGTTTCGCCGCGTGAATCTTCAGCCACAGCATCAACGTGGCGGGCTGCTGACGCAAGCTGGCTTGCTGGCAATGAACTCGGATGGCAAGGATTCTCACCCGTTGAAACGGGGCATCTGGGTACTCAAGAGCCTGCTGAATGATCCCCCTCCCCCGCCTCCTGCGGCGGTACCGATCATTGATCTGGCCGACCCCGAGATCGCCAAAATGACGCTGAAGCAACGTATCGAGAACCACCGCAACCAAGCAGCGTGCAAATCTTGCCATGCCAAGATCGACCCATGGGGAATCGCTTTCGAAAACTTCGATGCCATCGGTCGCTGGCGTACCGAAGTCGGCGGACAACCGGTCGATGCGTCGAGCATGCTTTCCAACAACCAAGAGCTAGACGGCGTGGAAGGGCTGAAGCGCTATCTGCTGGAAGAACGCCAAGATCAATTCACCCAGGCAGTCGTCCACAAACTAACGAGCTATGCGTTAGGCAGACATTTGAATTTTGGCGACCGAGCCAGCGTCGACGATATAACGGCGAAACTTCGCCAGCAAGGCGATGGCCTGGCAACCGCCATCAAGCTGATTGTCGCCAGCGATCTATTTCAGTCGGAGTAA